ACGTTGGATACCCTGGAGGTTGCCATCCTACCCATCCACCATCTGCCAAccctccctttcctccaggcccccttcccactcccccaGGAGTGCCCCAGGGGAATCCATCTTTTCCCCCTGGCGGGCCTTGttatcctgtgccacagccagggcatcCAGGATACCAGCCCTCAGGTCCCTACCCACCACCTGCCCCTGGCATGCCACCTGTGAATCCATTGGCTCCTGGCATGGTAGGACCAGGCATGGTGATGgacaagaagatgaagaagaaaatgaagaaagctcATAAAAAGAACCACAAACACCACAAGCATGGCAAGGTCAGTGCCCTCTGGAGCCTGGCTAGGAAGAGGTGCCCCCTCAGAAGGACTagggtggctgggggtgggaagagaggtAGGTGGCAGGGACGAGGAATGGGGATTCACAGTCTGAGGACTTGGGACAGGGCATTGTGTTACTCTGGCAGATGGTGCTTCCTCTTTGTAAAGGATTCCCACTGCGAAGAATTTAATAatcttgaaaataattattagGCTAATTGGGCCTTCTTCTGTCTGCCAGGGGCTATGTTGAGCCTTAGAATGGCTATCAGAATcaggtgcttttcttttttgcctttcttttcccaGAGCtttggcctccccacccccatgcttgTTCTGGCAAGTGGGACACACCCACTGAGGTGGTCAAATGTCAAGGCCTTTGGCCAAGCAAAGTCTTATGTAATGATAGATAATAATCTGGCCCTAGTTCCtggaatttctttctctccttcactgTTCTCAGCTTGTTGTATTAATTACGTAGGCCTTCTTGTCCAGCAGGGAAACTGAGGACAAGAGCAGTCAGTGACTCAGGCTCAAATAAAACCCTCAGTTTCGTGCTCAGTCTCAGGCTAAGTATCTTCATGCCAGAGGAGTGTAAATTAGCAAGTAGCTCTCAGAACCAACTCTGGAAGAATTGAACCAAccttgagatattttaaaaaaatttttagggccacacctgaggcatatggaagttcccaggctaggggttgaatcaggcaccacagccacagccatgctaggtGCAAgtggtgtctgcagcctacaccgcagctcacagcaacgccagatccctaacccactgagtgaggccagggattgagcccgaatcctcatggattctagttgggtttgttactgctgagtcacaacaggaactcccttttttcccccttcttcttcttttttttttttttttttaatttttagggcaaCCTCGATCTTAAGGAGgccttaatttacatttttctgcttAGCAAATTTTTTTGCCTTATGTATGGCTTTGGGTGCTAGTCCTGGTTCTGGATCTTTGGTAGAAGTCTGAGGAGAAGGAAAGGTGAGATTGAATGGAgggattaaaaaatgttttggatggagttcccatcgtggcacagtggttaacgaatccgactaggaaccattacgttgcgggttccatccctggcctcactcagtaggttgaggatcctgctttgccatgagctgtggtgtaggtcatctgtgagcttggatctggtggtgttgtggctgtggtgtaggctggcggctgcagctccgattagaccactggcctgggaacctccatatgccgcgggtgccgccctagaaaagacacacacacaaagaagtttTGGgtgacagttttttttgtttggtttgttttgtcttttctggggctgctccctcggcatgtggagattcccaggctaggggtcgaatcggagctggagccaccagcctatgccagagcctcagcaatgtgggatctgagccgcgtctgcaacctacaccacagctcacggcaacgccggatcctggatcccgccacgacgggaaatcctggaTGACAGTTGTTAATGGGAGCATGCATGTAATGAGCCTTCGGACTAGGACTCTCCCAGCCTTCTCTCCCACCTTCTTCACTTTCTCCTAGTCTGGGCTTAGGAAGAAATAGAGATCCATGCACACATAGCTGCTGATTCTACTCACTTTTGTTAACTTCGTAGCCACTAGGAGCTGTCCTAATCATGCAGCTGATCCATACTACATAAGGTAGCAGCTGTTTTCCTAGCACTATACTATGCTTGTGCCTATAATTGATTCCTTGCCTAGGCATTGGCTCAGGTAAAGAAAGTTGGAAACTTGCTAAGAATGCagtatgttaggagttcccatcgtgtcttagtggttaatgaatccgactaggaatcatgaggttgcgggttcagtccctgcccttgctcaagtgagtgaaggatctggcgttgccgtgagctgcggtgtaggtcactgacgtggctcggatcccgcgttgctgtggctctggtgtagggagcggccctagataaggcaaaaattaaaaaaaaaaaagaatgcagtatgTTAAATTCTATCCAGTGATTTAGGATGGTTTCATCCACTCCTGTATGCTCAGTGCTGAAGGAAATCCTTGCTTTTGGTGATTAGGGGGCAGTCTGGTTCAAGGCTCCTGACCTTAGAAAGCACTTGGTTGGAAGTtgccttgtggcgcagcaggttaaggatctggcattgtcattacagCGGCTcaagtcgcagctgtggcaacggttcaatccctggtcgggAAACTTGGGACTTCCgcatgcagagggtgtggccaaGAAATAGCACTTGGGTGGAGGCTTAGGGCACCAAAGAATGTCCCATGGAGGGACCAAAGGTCATTTGGATCTGATGATatctcctttcccctttccccttgcagcattcctcctcctcctcctcttccagcaGTGACTCTGACTGAATACAGGGCCTGGACCCTTCCCTCAAGTCTCTCCAGTTCTGCTCTCCCATCAAGCTTCAGATGCCATCTTGTCCTGGGGGAAATTAGCCCTCGTGTCCTACCCTTCCACCCTCACAGTCTGGGCATCATTCTGCTGTTCATCCCTCACTGGCTAgagaaaatggggaaagaattgccatgagctagtTTGGATAGAACTGTTAGCTGATGAGTTTTGCAGGAGAACTATTTTTTGAAGACGGTGAGATCTTTGGGCTAAATGAGGAAGACAAGTCTAAGATCTGCAAAATGTGATTCTTTACTCTTCCTTTGTAATACTTCTGATTGGGGAGATGCTGTGAAAATTtaattatgggggaaaaaaactgtacCTTTCTTGTGATTGTGGCATACTTGGGTGATTTAGTGGTGAATAAACATTTCCCAGCAAGCACTTTATTGGTTGCATTAACTGCAAGTCTACTGAGAAGTGGAGTCCACTTGGTTAATGAGCTCTGACTGCTATTTTGGAAACTAATCTCTACTCCTTGGCACAGTAAGCCATCTCAGATCCTCCTCTCACTCTCCAACTCTCAGTCCAAATAAAGCTGTTTCTCCTAGTCTCTGCTCACCTGTGCCATTACCTTGGTTGGGTCTAGCATGTTCTACGACTTTTGCTGCCCTTGCGCAGACCCTTTAAAGTGTATCAGTTTTATAGTAAAGGACAGAGCATCATCAGGAAGATACCATACCGTCCGTATATTTCTCTAGTGGGAGGATCCTTCAGAATTGATTCAGGCTTTGTGGAATGAATTTTATTGTCTTCCATTTGATGAATGGATATGGGTCTTTAGTATAAGTTTTTATATCTGCTACAgaggttctcaaccttggctgcatcATCAGCTAATGGGGAGTGATTTAGGGCTTTGCCTGAAAggctgttttttggggtttttttttaagggccacacaggTGGcgtgtgaaggttcccaggctaggggtcaaatcagagctgtagtcgccagcctacgccacagctacagcaacgacagatccaagctgagtcttcgacctacaccacagctcatggcacagcactggatccttaacccactgagcgaggccagggattgaatctatgtcctcatggatgctagtcagattcattcccactgagccaccatgggaactcctgaaagactCTTAACAAGTTTTTAGGAatggggatgggagttcccgatatgccatgggtgtggcccctaaaaagcaaacaacaacaacaacaacaacaaaacaattggGCCTTGCAAAgcaatatttttaagaaactgggtGATTCTGTTGTACAGCTAGAAGTGAGGGCCACTGGTTTATCAAATACCATTCATGGTATTACAATCAAAGATCGATAAAGATAAGgatactataggagttcccatcatggcacagcaaaaataaatccaactaggaaccatgaggttgcggttcgatccctggcctcgctcagtgggttaaggatccggtgttgcatgagctgtggcgtaggtcgcagacactgcttggatctggctttgctgtggctgtggcgtaggctggcggctatagctccaattcgacccctagcctgggaaccgccatatgctgcaagtgcggccctaaaaggacaaaaaacaaacaaaaagtaaaataaaatgggggaaaaaaaaagatactatagAATGCAAGAAGGGAGTTcgctggtggcccagtggttaagggtctggtgtcactgatgtggcttaggttgctgctgtggcatgggtaattgctgtggtgtggatttgacccctgccctgggaacttccaaatgctgcaggaatagcaaaaagaaacaaacaaacaaaaactgccaGAGGGATATAAACCTAGAAATAactggggagggaagaaagaatctAAGATAACTTCTCAGGAAATGTGACATTTTACCTACCTCTAGGCCTTGAGTGGAGaaatatgaacagaaaaaaataatagtttaccAGGTGGATGTCAGCGAGGAGCTGGGAAAGGCATGTGCTTGGGTAAGCTCTATAGCATGTTTGGGAATCACAGGTATCCCAGTGGGGCTAGATTAATTCCTGGGAAAAGTGTTTATTGAGGAAATactgtgttgtgtgtgtttgaagctacaaagatgaataagacaatCCCTGTCCTTTATGACCTGCAAGATCTAATGGAGCAGATGGACCTGTGAATATGTAAGTAGGTTATTATAAGAGGGACCACAGTAGAGACAGAGGATCAAGCAGTGGGTGAGCAAAGGAAGGCGTGACAGTCCCACTGGGAGATGAGTGAGCTCCTGGCTGGGCCTCAGGATGAGTAGGAACTTCCCAGTTGGTAGTAAATGATAtcagcatttattatgtgccaggcaccaagtgctttttttggggggttggggggtctatacccttggcatatggaagttcccaggctgggatgctagtcaaatccaagccacagctacaagcAAGGATAcggctgtagcaatgccagatccttaactttctgccccacagtgggaactctaccaAGGGCTTTACATGTATAACTCGtgttaatcttcacagcaactcTATGATGTAGGCACGACTCTTCATTTTGTGGATCAAGAAAACTTCATtccaggagttgccgttgtggcacagcagaaacaatcggactaggaactgtgaggttgtgggttcggttcctggcctcgctcagtgggttaaggatccggcattgctgtgagctgtggtataggtcacagacatggcttggatcctgcattgctgtggctgtggcgtaggccaacgactacagctccaattcgacccctagcctgggaacctccatgtgccgcaggtggggctctaaaaagcaaaaaaaagaaaaagaaaacttcatttgggatttgaacccaggtagtgTGACTCCTGGGTCTGTTCTCTTAACCTAGTAGATTTCAGGTGAAAAAAGGAGTTTTGTAGAGGCACAGAATTGTAAAAAAAAGGCACAGGATGAAAGTTCAGGAATTCCTGAGCCTGAAAGCAGGAATTGAAGCTGAAGTGGGGGAGATGGGCCTAGAGGAAGGAGTGGACCTGagaagtgtttctttctttctttttctttttctttttttttttttggtctttttgtcttatgtccttttagggccgcatccatggcatatggagcttcccaggctaggggtctaaacagagctgtagtcgctggcctataccacagccacaacaatgccagatccaaaccgagtctgcaccctacaccacagctcatggcaacgccagatccttaacccactgagtgaggccagggatcaagcctgcaaccttatggttcctagtcggattcgtttccgctgcaccacgacaggaactccaagaagtgttTCTAAGATGGAACCCACAGGGATTAGGGATTGAATGTGGGGCTTGAAGAACAGGGAAAAGAGTGTTTTCCGTTGGCTGTATTGCATCCATGACTTGTCCCTGGGGTGaattaatatgaaataaatgcTTAAATGTCTTTTAGAGCTAGCTTCTAATTTCATTAGGAAATCCAAGACCAAGGCCTGTTTTCCAGTGTCCTGGATTTGAAGGCCATTCTAATGTTTTCTCCCTGTCACCCTCTGTTTTCATTTACTCATCAGCTCTTCCTTTCTGAGGAGGACAAGGGAGATGTGGACACAAGGGGATTGTGAGGTGAGGAGAAGCAGATGTGGTCAAAGAAGGAGAGACAGTgagaaggggctggaggggggaAACACAAAGAGAAACGAATTTTGGGAAGAAAATTTACCAACCTGCTTCTTCATCAGTTTTAACCATGGACAGCCCATTTCCCCTTCCTGGTTTTTCTAAGCCACATGCATAGCACCTTGCTGTTTTGCTATTGTTTCTCAAAAGTCTGTTAACTTTTTAGAAGCCAAAATTAATACACGTACTTGGGGGAAAGTTGCAgcttttgggggttggggggtggggggacacgcttgcagcatatggacattcccaggctaggggtcaagtcggagctgcagctgctggcctataccacagccacagcaacgcaggaccccagccatgtctgtgacctacactgtttgtgacttacactgcagatcacggcaacgccagatctttatgccactgatcgaggccaaggatcaaacctgtgtcctcatagatgctagttgggtttgttcctgctgcaccataatgggaactccctcctgttgCCTTTCTTTAGGCTACTAGTATTACTTGCCTGGCTCCTGAGAGCAGTGGGTAGGTGCGCCCTGTTTTGTCTATCAGTATGAGACTCTAAAGATGGTGGTTCTGATGCCCTATGTCCATGAGAGGATCTGGGAGTCTGCCATTCTTTCCTTACTAGAAATGTATAGAAAGAGTTCcacaaaattaattgaaaattgggaaaaaaaattggaaaggaaaggaaattcgTTAGATGTAAAATACAAGTtgaggaattcccgctgtggtgcaacaggatcagcagcatctctgcagcgtcaggatgcaggttcgatccccagcctagcacagtgggttagaggctccagtattgctgcagctgcagtatagcTTGCTGTCGCAGCTGGGATctgtctgatctctggcccaggaactccatatgcagctgggatctgatccctcgcCCGGGAATGCCATCTGCCTCGGGACggccaaaaaaggaggaaaaaaaattgacactGGAAGTCTTGGGGTGAGTCTTCAGTTTGATGTCCTTTTGGAATCATTTCCCTATATCAGGTTATTTTGAGACCCTAGGCAAGTTCACTGGACTAGTTTGGTTCCCCTTCTGAGGCAAATGTACTGATTCAAAAAAGTAGCAAGTACTGCTGttggatgtatctttttcaaagctGTCTGCAACTGTTGGCCAGTCCCAATAGAAGCCATATTACTGTCTGTGGAGTTATTAGAAGAGTTGTGTTGTGATATTTTATCAACTTTTAATTACACCTTTGTTTTGCCCCCCCTCCCCATGTTAGAGATGATTTAATGGATAGCCACTCACTTTCACCCAAACTCTCAGAGCCCCTGGGGTATAAATGGTCCAACTGCAAAGTCTTAAGGTTAATCTGACCTTCAGCCCAGGCCTCCCAGTAAGCCtgctttggtttgttttattctgGATGTCCTAATATTTTCctacttcctctcctctctttcagTATTCATTCTGCCCTTTGCCTTTGTCAAATGACagacttctttttatttatttatttatttatttttaaattttatttatttattgttttgtcctttgagggccgcacccaaggcgtacagagattcccaggctaggggtctaatcagagctgttgctgctggcctacgccagagtcagagcaacaccaggtccgagccacatctgcaacttccaccacagctcacggcaacaccagatccttaacccactgagtgaggccagggatcaaacccgcaacctcatggtttctagtcggattcgtttccactgagccacgacaggaactccagacttctttttatttttatctcacatTGTTCCTAATGCCCATTCTAtcatttggggggtgggaggaaagtACTGGAGTCCCCAAGCCTTATTATTTTCCACTTCGGAAAGCTTTCACTTTTCACATAACTCCACTGAATTGGGGTTGCCCAATAAGACTTGACTAATATTGAGGATAGAACTGACACCCAAAGAACTTGAACAAGGTTAAACAATagccctccattttttttttttttgtcttttctagggccgcttgcacggtgtatggaggttcccaggctagcggtcaaatcggagctgtatccgccggcctacaccacagccacagcaacgcgggatccaagctgagtctgcaacccacaccacagctcacggcatcaccagatccttaacccactgagcaaggccagggatcaaacccgcaacctcataattcctagttggatttgttaaccactgtgccatgacgggaactccaaataataaCCCTCTATTAACTGTCTCTTTCAATATgctctgtattttgttttattctcttccagggctcctcctttttttttttttttttttcagttgtgccCACGGTTTGcacaagttcctggaccaggtattgaatcctagccacagcagtgacaaagctgaatccttaaccactaggataccagggaactctattttttaaacaaaagttttcATGCAGGAATTTACAGATATATATACAAGAGTAGAGAAACAGTATATGAACTCCTCTATTCTCATAACCTAGCTTCATTAATTGTCAATATCTTGCCCATCTTCTTCCATTCATATCatatttttcccaattttattatgaaaactattttttaagtttGAGGAACTGTGCAATGATCACTCATAAACCTACCATCTACACTCAACAGTTGTTAACATTTGACCAAATTTGCTTTATTGATATACCTACGTGAACCATTTAAAAgtctgttctggagttcccattgtggctcagtggtaataaacccaactagtattaccaaggacatgggttcgatccccggccttgctcagtgggttaaggatccagtattgctgtgagctgcagtgtaggtagcagacgtggctcaggtccagcattgttgtggctgtggtgtaggccaacggctacagctctgattcaacccctagcctgggaacttccttatgtcacagttgcagccctaaaaaaaacaaacaaaaagtttttttacaTCACTACCCTTCacctttaaatatttcatcatgCACCTCTTAAAATAGCATTTCTCCTACATAACCACAATTTCATTATCACACCTAAGACAATTAACAATACCTCCTAATATTAGGTAATATTCAGTTCATGTTTGAATTTCCTCAGCTGTCCCCAAAATgacttaaaatgcttttttttttttttctcttcttagtgctgcaactgtggcacatcgaagtttcctaggctaggggttgaattggagttgtagctgcaggcctacgccacagccacagcaactcgggatccaagacacttctgcgacctacacctcacactgcagcttgaggcaacactggagccttaactcactgaccaaggccagcatcgaacccacatcctcatggatactagttgggttcttaacccaatgagccacaatgggaactcctatggctattttctttaaaaccagGATCCAAACAAGAtccaccattttctttttccagagaaTAGGCTAGTTGTCTTGTTGAATGTCCCACATTCTAGATTTGCTCGTTATCTCTTCGATgtgtttcactttttcttttaccCTTGTAAATTTCCTGTAAATTGCAAATCGGTTCTGAAGGCTTGATTAGATGAAGATCAAACACTTGCCGAGAATACTTAATAgatgatgtatgtatgtatgtatgtacttatGGCATCTCATCAAGGACTACGTCAAAGTTGTACTATTAGTGATGCAAAGTTTGATCAATTTGTAAAGTGGTGACTATCAGatctttaaagttaaaatttggGGGGCTTTTAGTGGGACTTGCAAATAATCTATGTGGTGATATTTGGCACTGGGAGAATATCCTGTTCCCTAACAGCgtttcacttaaaattttgatGATTGATGATAGTTGCTtgaatcatttatttcattttgggttAGAGAATGAATGgtgattttctcttttatttctctacaTTCATCAtatggaattcttttttaaaagtttccccttagtacagttctttttaaaagaaagggtaAAAGCTTAATTCATTCCTTTAATTACCAATTTTCAGAGTAAGGAGTTGGTGTAAAAGTTACTTCTAATATGGcaaattagtttttttctctttttgaatctCACTATAGACTACTTACTGAGTTTTTCCCACCCTCTCTTGTCAGTGTCTCCTCACCCCTCccattttcccatttcctttatCCATGGCGACTGCCAACTCTCTCCGCACTAACGCCTGAGCTTTCCAACCAGCCCGCTAGGGGCCACTAGTTTCCTCCCTGGCCCCTGCGCTGCCGCTCTATCCTAGACTTCGCCATCTGCTACCAGTTATTGTCTCGCTGGTGCCAACGCTGTCCACGGAGCCGCTCTAGGCTATTGGGAGGCCGTCCGCATTGCGTGGGGAAGGTTTGGACGACGCAGTCGCCTCGCCGGCCCCCGGGGCGGTTAGCGCTTCCGGGGTCGGAGGGTGCGCGGGGTTGAAAGCGGGCCGCTCCGCCCCGTCCCCCTCCCAGACCAGCAGAGGCAGCAGCCGGAGCAGCCGCAGCCTGCGCCCTctcccgcccgcccgccctccgcccgcccgcccgccctccgCCGCCCTCCACCCGCCCCGGGGTCtctttcccccttcctcctcctcctcctccaccccccccttcctcctccgcCCGCCCGCGGGGCCCCCCTTGCCTTCCCGCCCGCCCCTATTGTTCCGCCCCCGGCCTCCCGCCCTTCCCCTTCCCGCCCGCTCCCCTTTTCCCCCTCAGTCGCCTCGCGCCTGCAGGTAAGCTTCAAAATTTTTCCTCCGCCCCCGGCTATAGCTGTATTTCTGCTCTTGCCATCGTTCTTAGCGGGCTCCGGTCCCCGTCACGAGCCCCGGCCTCGCGTAGTCCCGCGTGAGCGCCTTCCCTCTCACTCTGCTTGGCCGGCCATTCACGCAAGGCCCTGGCTCCGCCGAGGCCTAGTAGGCCTCGCGCAaggcctccccccatccccccgccTTTTCCCGGTGGCGGCTGCGCAAGAGTCAAGGAGGGCGCGCGCGCGGTAGGGGGGGCGGCGGTGGATTTGTTggttgaggggggtggggggaggcgatGGCCGGCTTGCTGGCCGGGCGGGTGAGCGCGGCTCCCCGCGGGGGTCAGGCGCTGGCGCAGCCACACGAGGAGGCGCTACTAGTCCGGCCCCTCCCCCTGGATCGCAGCGCCCCCCCCCGACCGAaccgtttatttattttttttcctcttttctagtgGAGGGATGGGGGGTGCATTTTTTAGGTGGAAAATGCTTGGATGACCAAGGAGAAGGGGGCTGCGGAGTTCAAGGGTGGACGGGCTCCCAGTTACCGAGTTATTCAGGACGTTGTCTCGGGGTAACGAATTTTGAAATTACAAAATGCCTGCCGCTATAGACCCAGACAGAGCTATTTATAGGAGAAGGGGTAATGTACTGCAGGATTAACTGCTGGATTCCTGGGATTGGGTACACTTACATTGACCTAGTCAGGAGAGAAATATGACAGGGATTTCTTGGATGATTTAGAGTTGGAAATGCTTCTTTCTGCCTTACCTCAAGAAATGGCTccaaatatttcaatattcttGCACTTTCGAACTTGCATTTATTGTGGTATTTGTCAAGTGCTTCTGTTTTATGTTAGTAGGTATAAGGAATTAAACTGCCAGATTTTTACcgtgtcttatttttttaaaatgtcgtGCTTACAGACCTAATAATGTCT
Above is a genomic segment from Phacochoerus africanus isolate WHEZ1 chromosome 7, ROS_Pafr_v1, whole genome shotgun sequence containing:
- the PRR13 gene encoding proline-rich protein 13; this translates as MWNPNAGQPGPNPYPPNVGYPGGCHPTHPPSANPPFPPGPLPTPPGVPQGNPSFPPGGPCYPVPQPGHPGYQPSGPYPPPAPGMPPVNPLAPGMVGPGMVMDKKMKKKMKKAHKKNHKHHKHGKHSSSSSSSSSDSD